In the Ornithodoros turicata isolate Travis chromosome 5, ASM3712646v1, whole genome shotgun sequence genome, GATTCGATACAGCCAGTGTTGAGCTTCGTTGTTGGCGGTGGCAAAAGTCACAAAGCGGGGAAAGATTGTCAAAGATAGCCCACATTAAAGCAGCCCAAGTAAAAGTAGTACTAGAAGAAGCATGCAGTGTGTACAACAAATGATTAGCACCAAAGTTTTGAATTGATTTTTGCACACAAAATGGAATACAGCTACCAAGTGCAAGTGCAAGATGCTTCACATTTTGGGTTCGGATTCTAAGACTCTCATTATATTCTTTGTATACACCATACACCACGTTTACTGGGCATACTAAAATTTGGTCCCCCAATTGTGCATTTTTCTATTATGTTAAACCTAATTGCGAGGTGAGGGGAATCAAAAGAAGAGTGCACTTCACAATTTGCAAGCCTGGATGTATGCCTGTTACACTacatgtacgagggtggttccacaagtttccggcccgaccaacttttttgagacgaaacaagtgtatcacttttcgacatagtcacctttaacttcgatgcacttttgacacttttcaaccagcattcttatacccttgaaaaaatagtccgaagttttgtccggaaaatgctggaaaactgcctcttgcacctcactatcgttttgaaatctccatcctccgagatccctcttcaagtttgaaaacaggaagtagtcactcggtgccaagtctggactgtagggtgggtggtggatttcttcgaagccgcactccttcagtgcagtctcggcaacagaagccgtgtggacaggggcattgtcctggagcaaccggacacctcgactcaacctgccacgcctcttttccttgatggcgtcttgcagtcggtgcaggagtgaagcataataagtcgcattcactgtggtgttcctctctttgaagtagatgaggaggatcccgtgacaatcccaaaatattgttgccatgatcttctgtGTGGATTGTGTgtccttggcttttcttgggggtgcttctcctggtttgcatCATTCCATCGAATCTTTTTTTGAAAGGGGaccatagtagagcaccatagtctcatcccctgtgacaattgacttcaatattttttgttttcttgataGAGCTCCAAAAAccctttggcacagacgacgcgctgttgcttttgaactgacgagagaagtcatggcacccatctcgcaccgacctttttcatgtgaaggccctcgccgatgatgcgaaaaacggttgttttggaaagccccagcctttctgagatttccttcaccttcagacgcgtgtcgctcagcacttcctccctCCTcaacaagagacaaattttcttgtgtcaccacttccactggacgaccatcgcgtggatcgtcttcaatggactctcgccccagtcgaaactgcatagcccagtcttttaccgttgtgtacgacggagaggcttccctgtacacgttgtccagtcgcgctttaatttctgtaGGCGAAAGTCTCTCTTTTGACAAGAaatttatcacagcgcggtactcgattttttttacatgttaactgaagagtgcaccctggctgtttgaaatgccgctctccaaccgacaaaagcacggagggggttgagggtggtgctccggccctccaacagatggcgccacacgtcCTTAAttgcattttctacctcgggccggaaacttatggaaccaccctcgtaccttCTATATAGGTTTGTAGATGATCAGCACAGATGATGGCACAGCAATGTGAAGCATAAAAGTCACTCTTTCTGATGATTCTGCACCACATACTTCTGCTGTAAGGACATTCACATTGAACTGTCATAATGAATATTGAGTTATATCTCGGCAGCAAAATCAAGACACTTTAGGGCACAGATCACACCACTGTGGCATCATTTTTGCAATTTCCCTTCCCACAAAGACAGCATAGGAAACATTTCGGGGACAGGTTTTATTCTCTCTCAAATCATCTTACGAAGGAGCTTGTTGATAAGGTCTTCACGGTTGCCAAAGTCTCCTCCTTCATTGTAGTGGTTGGTCTTCTTGCGCCAACCTCCCCTGGGATTGTTCAGCTTGAAATGCCAGAGGAAGTTGTTGGCCTTTTTGAAGTTTGGCCCCACTGTGTACAGCTCGTGGATCAAGTCCTCAATACAGATGATGCCACATTTGCTGAGCTTGCTCTCGATGACAGAGTTGTCAGAGAGGGCCACCCTGCGACCATTGATACGACCAAAGCCTCGCTTGTACACCAGCTCCCGAACGGTCTTGAGGTTGGGGTAGCCCCACGAGATGTAGGGTTCTGCAATGCGCAGCATGTTGACTGTAGCCTTGTTCAACTTCACCAGAGTGGCATTGTTGATCTGGCGCAAGCGGAGCAGCTGGAGCACCTTGCGTGGCTTCGGACTCACTCCATTGATGCTGTAACAATGCAGGCATACTTGATGCTCCATTGGCACATTGCTAGCTATGATTTGATACTGCACACAAAACTAAATGAAGCTACACAGATTTCATGCACACATGCTAAGTGCATCATGACAGTTGATTCTGGTACTGTATTAAAGAAATATTCAAACTTTTCATTTTACATGTGCAACATTTTGCCAACTGtatttgaatatatatatatatagaggggggaaaagccattcaAAAAAATACCCcgacgatgcgcagctacccagggccgacgagccgcaaacacggcgaaacacgtgtcctctggtgctgtcgcatcgttcaatgagtatctatgaatatatatatatatataaaggaaCTAAATATGTTCCAAACAACAGAGGGCAAATTTTTTCTGGTTCTAAAATGAATCTAAAATCAGTCAACGATCCTTCATCCCTGGCAGGTAAAACAAAACAATGCCTAGGAAGTACAGTGAACAATAATGTGGCTTCGACCAGCCAGCTCAAGGAGAGCTGGTATCGTGAGCAAGCAATATGTCTCTGTCCCACGAAGTAACACCCGTCTGCAATCAGAATTAAACAGTGATGATAAATGTAGGTGTGTAGCGGAAGAATAAAGaaggaagcaagtgagctggtgttAATTAGGAATAGCAATGACTACCATGACGTACTGAGCGTCCAAACATCTGTTATGCCATGTCAACCTCTCACTACAATTCGTAGGGTCTTAAGACAAAAAAAACAACACGATTTTGGTGTGGACTGACCAACTTTTCATGTAATAGAATAATGTGCAAACCTAACAATTCAGTCTCAATAGAAATTGTTCATTTACAGAGTGTTTTATCTGCCTCAGATGTTGTCAGCAACCACAGAGTTAATGTCCGCGTCTAAAGGCAACACTCTCCGATCCTGTGCATGTGGCTCCTGACTGGCTCCCCTCTTCCATGCGTGGCACAGCAAACACTCCCCTTATCTCCTCCGAGCATCGCTGGCCAAAGCTGTGTTATAGTTAATGCTTAAATATGCTTCAAGCAGAGCAAACCCTACGTACAGCTCAGGCATAAAAGCTAAAGGGTTACACTATGCGGGATTTCTAATATCCGTGTTACTTAGCGGACTGCATACAGTGCATTAACATACAATATATGCACTTATGGTACAGGTGTTGTGCTGAACAAAAAGTACTGTTTAGGACACGGTTGCctgaaatctccagcccgtggtggAGCTATCCCCTACCGGCGATGTTGCGCGAAGGAATACAATACAGTCTCCGAGGGAAGGCCACGCAccaccacctgtcgggagagagAACCATCGGATACTCTGTGTCGCCTGCTGAAGATGGTCGAGCACGGCCTCCCCTCGGGGAGGGTATGGACTTTTTTCACAACGGCCTATGTGCATGActttgaggcgccggagagggttatctttgtcttcactagatggcgcagtatggggacaaCAGAAGTGGGGAGATCGCATgaaacggcgcgagctcgtggGCCCCACTCTGCACTGGTTTTGGTACTTTGTGGTACCCACGTGGATTTATTTTGGCGCGAGACGACcatggttcgctggagagcctacgtgaaaaaggtccattggtatagttccttcgtgcacGACATCACTGATCGGGGGTCGCTCAGCCACAGGCTGGAGATtgtagacaaccgtgtcccaaacAGTACAACGCTAGCGTATTCCGTAAACTTCTGCGAGGACTTGTACAAAATATACAATTAGTTCAGGTATGATCAATATCAATCCCGGAATGCGTGGAATGTCTCCAAAAAACAGCACGATGGTGATCCTGGAGACTATCCCCTTCGTAGCGGGTGGACTTTGCAGCaagtactgctcgcgacacagTTGTCTCCAGACTGTGGCAGAGCGGTCCCCTATCgcacacgaaggaactataTCAATACAGTCTCCTAGGGGAGGCggctatctctctctctctctcgctagCAGACAGCCCTGGTATCCGACGATTatctctcccgacaggtggcggCTGAGCACAGCCTCCTCTCGGAATCTGTATCGGTATAGTTCGTTCGAGCGCAACACCACCTAGTGGGGACCGTTCTGCCGTTCAACCCCCCCTTCTAGACATTTTTTTGTCTAGTCTCTCGCTTGTGGTGCCCTATATATTAGGATACCTGCCCTGCTACAAAAGGGATGAAGCGAGCCTGAACCTGCCACAGGCTGGCAATGTCAGACAACTGTGTCGCACGCAGTACTACTAGGGTAAATGGACACTTGTCTACTTCCACAATACCACAAAAATGTGACACTTCTGAGACGTGCATGGGCTTGCGTTCGTATTAATTGCTGTGTTTTCTGTCCCAACTGGCTACTTGACATATATGCACGAGGTTCTACAGGAGAAATGTTCGAAACGTGGTATACATCATAGGCCTGCAGTTTGGGCCACATGCTCGTCCCACTTTCTCGGGTCGGTTATGTGAAGTATTGTCAGTCAGCAAATTTAAAGCTAGAAGCGCTCCTTACCCTCTAATACGGATGACAACTGCAAGCTTCGGCTCCGCTGGAACGTAGAAGTTGCCTTTATGACGAGCAGTTCTTTTGAGCCGAATGATGTCCCTCTCCTGTCGACGATACTCCTTCACGTATTGCTCTGCGCGCTTGAATATCTCCAGTCGCTTCGCACGTCGCAGCTTCCTCTGTTTAATTGCATTCTGGTGCTGCTTGGCTTTGATTTCAGCGCGTGTCTTTCTCCGCTTCAGAAGTGTCTCAGGCACTTCAGGAAGTTTCGCTTTCTCGGGTT is a window encoding:
- the LOC135394371 gene encoding large ribosomal subunit protein uL30-like; translation: MAPTVVDKPEKAKLPEVPETLLKRRKTRAEIKAKQHQNAIKQRKLRRAKRLEIFKRAEQYVKEYRRQERDIIRLKRTARHKGNFYVPAEPKLAVVIRIRGINGVSPKPRKVLQLLRLRQINNATLVKLNKATVNMLRIAEPYISWGYPNLKTVRELVYKRGFGRINGRRVALSDNSVIESKLSKCGIICIEDLIHELYTVGPNFKKANNFLWHFKLNNPRGGWRKKTNHYNEGGDFGNREDLINKLLRKMI